A stretch of the Trichocoleus desertorum ATA4-8-CV12 genome encodes the following:
- a CDS encoding (2Fe-2S) ferredoxin domain-containing protein, with amino-acid sequence MEDAAGQRQVLVCQYQNCLARGSAQVLAAFQANLVPEADIQASGCLGQCNMGPNVRVVPDEVWYCRVQPSDVPVVVNEHLRSGYAVEPLLHPRFHPRSV; translated from the coding sequence TTGGAAGATGCGGCAGGTCAGCGTCAAGTTTTAGTTTGTCAATATCAGAACTGTCTAGCCAGAGGCTCGGCCCAAGTTTTGGCAGCGTTTCAAGCCAATCTGGTTCCTGAGGCCGATATTCAAGCGAGTGGTTGCCTAGGTCAGTGCAATATGGGGCCGAATGTGCGAGTGGTACCCGATGAGGTTTGGTATTGCCGAGTCCAACCTAGCGATGTCCCAGTTGTTGTGAACGAGCATTTGCGCTCAGGGTATGCGGTTGAGCCACTATTACATCCTCGATTTCATCCTAGAAGTGTGTGA
- a CDS encoding VOC family protein → MQIIKCLHTALLVADLARAEHFYGTVLGLPKAERSLNFPGAWYQVADYQIHLIVADGVPKDLANSEKLGRNRHLAFSVADLAAAKDQLLAHGCSIQMSASGRPALFTQDPDGNIIELGET, encoded by the coding sequence ATGCAGATCATCAAATGCCTCCACACCGCTTTGCTAGTTGCTGATTTGGCGCGAGCGGAACATTTCTATGGCACCGTCTTAGGCTTGCCGAAAGCCGAGCGATCGCTAAATTTTCCTGGGGCTTGGTATCAGGTGGCAGATTATCAAATTCACTTGATTGTGGCGGACGGTGTTCCTAAGGATTTGGCGAACTCAGAGAAGTTAGGCCGCAATCGCCATCTGGCTTTTTCAGTTGCAGATTTAGCCGCAGCCAAAGATCAACTTTTGGCCCACGGTTGCTCTATTCAAATGAGTGCTTCCGGTCGGCCCGCCCTCTTCACCCAAGACCCAGATGGCAACATCATCGAGCTAGGCGAAACATAA
- a CDS encoding sensor histidine kinase yields the protein MNWAWLSRAWLNLAELNGAANLIIAGSYLMIAVLISLGLWRNRRAGIDAFAAITAGIFWSGSWSHAAHATSIVGLESALGWQTFFDAITVIPAIAFLSLRQRYSLLIGSTQVLEAQQQLVKRNAELEQKIDRRTQELEAQNQRLNEALTELQKMNLHLVQTEKMSMLGQMVSGISHEINNPINFIHGNLPHMEEHVEDLLAVLQTYRDRFPQETLAVEAALPNIEMDFIAEDLPRILASMKMGTERIRELVLNLRNFYRLDEAEMKPADLEAGIENTLVLLQNRYKQKIEIVRQFGKIPPVECHINQLNQVFMNLLSNSIDALLEAEPGKCSIQIGSTASPPLKQIVIKTATASSNRVGIWISDNGPGIASDIQEHLFEPFFTTKPRGVGTGLGLSISYQIITEAHQGRIYCCSSPGEGTTFVIELPLQQSELLSVPEVLTVPKEILLATQA from the coding sequence TTGAATTGGGCATGGTTGAGTCGGGCGTGGCTAAATTTGGCAGAGCTGAATGGAGCTGCCAATTTGATCATTGCAGGTTCCTACCTGATGATTGCGGTTTTAATTAGTCTGGGTCTGTGGCGCAATCGTCGGGCTGGCATTGATGCCTTTGCGGCCATTACTGCTGGGATTTTTTGGAGTGGCAGTTGGAGCCATGCGGCCCACGCTACGAGTATAGTCGGCTTGGAGTCGGCACTTGGTTGGCAAACTTTCTTTGATGCTATTACGGTGATTCCCGCGATCGCGTTTCTGAGTTTGAGACAACGGTACAGCCTCCTGATTGGCTCAACGCAGGTTTTGGAAGCCCAGCAACAATTGGTAAAGCGCAACGCTGAACTAGAGCAGAAGATTGATCGGCGCACTCAGGAGCTAGAGGCCCAAAATCAGCGCCTGAATGAAGCTTTGACCGAATTGCAAAAAATGAATTTGCATTTGGTGCAAACTGAAAAAATGTCGATGCTGGGGCAGATGGTCTCTGGCATTTCTCATGAAATCAACAACCCGATCAATTTTATCCACGGCAACCTGCCCCACATGGAGGAGCATGTTGAGGATTTATTGGCCGTTCTCCAAACCTATCGCGATCGCTTTCCTCAGGAGACCCTAGCGGTAGAGGCGGCCTTACCCAACATCGAAATGGATTTCATTGCAGAAGACCTCCCTCGCATCCTAGCTTCTATGAAAATGGGTACCGAGCGGATTCGCGAACTCGTGCTGAACTTGCGAAACTTTTACCGCCTAGATGAGGCAGAAATGAAGCCAGCCGACTTAGAAGCTGGGATTGAGAATACTTTGGTGCTGCTGCAAAACCGCTATAAACAGAAAATTGAGATTGTGCGGCAGTTTGGCAAAATTCCCCCTGTAGAATGCCACATCAATCAGCTCAACCAAGTATTCATGAATTTATTGAGCAATTCAATTGACGCCTTACTCGAAGCAGAACCGGGGAAGTGTTCAATTCAGATTGGTTCTACCGCTTCCCCACCACTCAAACAAATTGTGATTAAGACAGCTACTGCCAGTTCTAATCGCGTAGGCATCTGGATTTCGGACAACGGTCCTGGCATTGCCTCCGACATTCAAGAGCATTTATTTGAACCTTTTTTCACCACTAAACCGAGAGGAGTGGGTACTGGGTTAGGGCTATCTATTTCGTATCAAATCATTACCGAGGCTCATCAAGGCCGAATTTATTGCTGCTCCAGTCCGGGCGAAGGCACCACTTTTGTGATCGAATTACCGCTCCAGCAGTCAGAACTCCTCAGCGTACCAGAAGTACTGACCGTTCCTAAAGAAATCTTGCTAGCGACGCAGGCTTAA
- a CDS encoding 1-acyl-sn-glycerol-3-phosphate acyltransferase, with protein MPSTIDRVQPPLEFIPPAFNPWVLRVTQGVLPLWLRSRTAITQIQASNVEELVDCYRQFQAGKIRFLIAFRHPSTEDPFCMAHLHSSILPRVAKQQGVVLRHPIHAHFIYDRGIPLWAGSQIGWLYSRLGGTPIHRGKVDRMGLRSARNLFVDGKLPMAAAPEGATNGHNEVISPLEPGVAQLGFWCVEDLLKANRSEQVLIVPIGIQYRYVEAPWQQIEQLMSQLEADSGLSGADVSQSANTANIKGLQGREALLYLRLYRLGEHVLTLMEEFYTRFYHRTIPTQAMPDLETQNSPEQSIFQSDQAPISQADQAFTRRLRALLDTALQVAEQYFDLHPKGSLIDRCRRLEQAGWDRIYREDFKNPESVSLLERGLADRVAEEANLRMWHMRLVESFVAVTGRYVLEKPTAERFAETTLLMWDMISRIKGNSPFQRPQLGKQTVQMTIGQPISVTDRWGAYSADRRGAKQAIADLTQDLQIALENMIQ; from the coding sequence TTGCCCAGTACGATCGATCGAGTTCAACCACCTTTGGAATTTATTCCACCTGCTTTCAATCCCTGGGTGCTTCGGGTGACTCAGGGGGTGCTGCCGCTATGGTTGCGATCGCGGACGGCGATCACCCAAATTCAGGCCAGCAATGTTGAGGAGTTGGTAGATTGCTATCGCCAATTTCAAGCGGGCAAAATTCGCTTTCTCATAGCGTTTCGGCACCCTAGCACTGAAGATCCGTTCTGTATGGCGCATCTACATTCCTCGATTTTGCCGCGTGTGGCAAAACAACAAGGAGTGGTGCTGCGGCACCCTATTCATGCCCACTTTATTTACGATCGCGGCATCCCGCTGTGGGCGGGATCACAAATTGGTTGGCTGTATTCACGCCTAGGTGGTACCCCGATTCATCGCGGCAAGGTTGATCGAATGGGTTTGCGATCGGCCCGCAACTTGTTTGTAGATGGCAAATTGCCGATGGCAGCGGCCCCAGAAGGAGCAACCAACGGCCACAACGAAGTGATCAGCCCCTTAGAACCCGGTGTGGCTCAGCTCGGCTTTTGGTGCGTAGAAGATTTGCTCAAGGCCAACCGCTCCGAACAAGTGCTGATTGTGCCAATTGGGATTCAATATCGCTATGTAGAAGCGCCTTGGCAGCAAATCGAGCAGTTGATGAGCCAGCTAGAAGCAGATAGCGGTTTGTCAGGGGCTGATGTTTCTCAGAGCGCGAATACTGCCAATATTAAAGGTCTGCAAGGGCGAGAAGCGCTGCTTTACCTCAGGCTCTATCGCTTGGGTGAGCATGTTCTGACTTTGATGGAAGAATTTTATACTCGCTTCTATCATCGAACAATACCCACGCAGGCTATGCCTGATCTTGAAACGCAAAACTCACCTGAGCAGAGCATTTTTCAATCGGATCAAGCCCCTATTTCTCAAGCCGATCAAGCTTTCACCCGTCGTTTAAGAGCCTTGCTAGATACCGCTTTGCAAGTGGCAGAACAGTATTTTGATTTACACCCTAAAGGTAGCTTAATCGATCGCTGTCGGCGGCTAGAGCAAGCGGGCTGGGACCGAATTTATCGAGAAGACTTCAAAAATCCCGAAAGTGTCTCTCTCTTGGAACGAGGTTTAGCCGATCGCGTGGCCGAGGAAGCCAACCTGCGGATGTGGCACATGCGACTGGTGGAGAGTTTTGTGGCGGTGACAGGGCGCTACGTACTCGAAAAACCAACGGCAGAGCGCTTTGCCGAAACAACTTTGTTGATGTGGGATATGATCTCGCGAATCAAAGGCAATAGCCCGTTTCAGCGGCCTCAATTAGGTAAACAGACGGTACAGATGACGATAGGGCAACCTATTTCAGTTACAGACCGTTGGGGTGCCTATAGTGCCGATCGCCGAGGTGCAAAACAAGCGATCGCAGACCTGACTCAAGATCTGCAAATTGCTCTGGAGAACATGATTCAATAA
- a CDS encoding protein kinase: MPLYCSQRHENPDASRFCHLCGEKLQAPVSVGVYAGLLLGDRYRVVRELGHGGFGRTYLAEDQNRFQEPCVLKEFAPQVQGTYALQKAEELFEREAGILYKLQHPQIPRFRELFRATLPDRSRLFLVQDYVEGQTYRALLDTRKLQGQRFNEAEVTQLLLQILPILDYIHSLGVIHRDISPDNLILRSADWLPVLIDFGGVKQVAATVASQFLAQSVGSSASSPTRLGKIGYAPDEQLQMGIASPHSDLYALGVTILVLLTGKEPPDLLDSYTMSWVWRQEVSLSPKLSAILDRMLAQRPSDRYQSVREVLHDLNSYNVPVYAPPAPAPVYPPPVQTPAATVAVARPPAQPEAVSNYTVAPPPAYAPPSRGNSFGFGKVLLLLLVIAGAAAGGWWLSNRWLGDLADPTPSGNPTEQPIVAPNNEPPPASELSQEEQNRKQALGDRRRNLSVDYQFFVRLVNQVFYAEHPELQGRQLSAGTEDADLRAQWDQSANQLLDKLELVGPETRSQMGKYDRGDRDRWRGILSGLNLSSRALYTLADAKFFQLFPEQQGQDFVNQPIGQLWHAIAADELKAVLAKTSLEEIQFAKGSFSQQVSGTLAPGEGKAYIARLSQNQLIRLSLQADQNTLLSIYPPTSSQPPLLENSAETTWSGKLAQDGYYEFVVVSGASSPVTFQLSLAADNVISTPPSPVSAPPSPSPDSEPTPPAP, from the coding sequence ATGCCCCTTTATTGCAGTCAAAGACACGAAAACCCGGATGCCAGCCGATTTTGCCATCTCTGTGGCGAAAAGCTACAAGCGCCTGTCAGCGTTGGTGTGTATGCTGGGCTGCTGCTTGGCGATCGCTATCGAGTCGTGCGCGAATTGGGACATGGAGGCTTTGGGCGGACTTACTTGGCAGAAGACCAAAACCGTTTCCAAGAGCCTTGTGTCCTGAAAGAATTTGCGCCTCAGGTTCAAGGCACCTACGCTCTGCAAAAAGCCGAAGAACTGTTTGAGCGAGAAGCAGGAATTCTCTACAAGCTGCAACACCCGCAAATTCCTCGGTTTCGTGAACTCTTTCGCGCTACCCTCCCCGATCGCAGCCGCTTATTTTTAGTGCAAGACTATGTCGAGGGGCAAACTTACCGCGCCTTACTCGACACCCGCAAACTCCAAGGGCAGCGGTTCAATGAAGCAGAAGTAACTCAGCTCCTGTTGCAAATCTTACCGATTCTCGACTACATCCATTCTTTAGGCGTCATTCACCGGGATATTTCTCCAGATAACTTGATTTTGCGGAGCGCTGATTGGCTTCCAGTTTTAATTGACTTTGGCGGCGTGAAACAGGTTGCGGCTACTGTAGCCTCGCAGTTTCTGGCGCAGTCTGTAGGCAGTAGCGCTAGTTCTCCCACTCGCTTAGGCAAAATCGGTTACGCCCCCGATGAACAGTTACAGATGGGCATCGCCTCTCCCCACAGCGACCTTTATGCCTTGGGTGTCACAATCCTAGTGTTGCTGACAGGCAAAGAACCGCCCGATCTGTTAGATAGCTACACCATGAGTTGGGTTTGGCGGCAGGAAGTCAGCCTCAGTCCCAAGCTCAGCGCCATTCTAGACCGGATGTTGGCTCAGCGCCCCAGCGATCGCTACCAATCTGTGCGAGAGGTACTACACGACCTCAATAGCTATAACGTTCCGGTTTATGCTCCACCTGCTCCTGCCCCAGTTTACCCACCACCCGTCCAGACCCCTGCTGCGACTGTTGCCGTGGCTCGGCCACCCGCTCAGCCTGAAGCTGTCAGCAACTACACCGTTGCCCCACCCCCTGCTTATGCTCCCCCGAGCCGTGGCAACTCGTTTGGCTTCGGTAAAGTGCTCTTACTGTTGTTAGTGATCGCTGGAGCCGCCGCTGGAGGCTGGTGGTTGAGTAACCGCTGGCTAGGTGATTTGGCCGATCCCACCCCATCTGGAAACCCAACCGAACAACCCATTGTCGCTCCCAACAACGAACCCCCGCCCGCTTCAGAATTGTCTCAGGAGGAGCAAAACCGCAAGCAAGCCTTGGGCGATCGCCGCCGCAACTTAAGCGTGGACTATCAGTTCTTCGTGCGACTGGTGAATCAAGTGTTCTATGCCGAACACCCAGAGCTACAAGGCCGACAACTCAGTGCAGGCACAGAAGATGCTGACCTACGCGCCCAATGGGATCAAAGCGCCAATCAACTGCTCGACAAATTAGAACTCGTTGGCCCAGAGACGCGTAGCCAGATGGGTAAATATGACCGAGGCGATCGCGATCGTTGGCGGGGCATTCTCAGCGGACTCAACCTCAGTAGCCGTGCCCTCTATACACTCGCGGATGCCAAGTTCTTCCAGCTGTTTCCCGAACAACAGGGGCAAGATTTTGTTAATCAACCGATTGGTCAGCTCTGGCACGCGATCGCGGCGGACGAGCTAAAAGCAGTGCTAGCAAAAACCAGTCTAGAAGAAATCCAGTTTGCTAAAGGCTCATTTAGTCAGCAGGTTAGTGGAACTCTCGCTCCCGGTGAAGGCAAAGCTTATATTGCCCGACTTTCTCAAAATCAACTCATTCGGTTGAGCCTGCAAGCGGATCAAAATACCCTACTCTCTATTTACCCCCCTACCAGCTCTCAACCCCCATTGCTGGAAAACTCTGCTGAAACCACTTGGTCGGGTAAGTTGGCCCAAGATGGCTATTACGAATTTGTGGTAGTCTCAGGCGCGTCATCGCCTGTGACGTTTCAACTAAGCTTGGCGGCGGATAACGTCATCTCTACCCCTCCTAGCCCTGTTTCAGCGCCGCCTTCTCCCTCCCCTGACTCAGAACCAACCCCACCAGCACCTTAA
- a CDS encoding GTP-binding protein, producing MQSATDPAQIQAMDAPKHGLPVTIITGFLGSGKTTLLNHILTNQQGVKTAVLVNEFGEIGIDNELIVKTGDDMVELSNGCICCTINNDLLEAVYKILERQERVDYLVVETTGLADPLPVALTFLGTELRDLTRLDSIVTVVDAENYSLDLFNSEAAYNQIAYGDIILLNKVDLVDEADADALELKIRDVKKDARILRTTKSQVALPLILSVGLFESDKYFNPSEPEPNQDHHHDHHHDHDHHHDHAEHDHHDHHDHQAHDDHSACDHDHGQCTHDHHDHDHHSHHLENDGFTSLSFQSDKPFAIKKFQHFLDSQLPAGIFRAKGILWFDESPKRHVFHLSGKRFSLEDDTWNGQPKNQLVLIGQDLDHDALRSQLEKCLCMPSTNRGRGFGK from the coding sequence ATGCAATCAGCCACTGATCCCGCTCAAATTCAGGCAATGGATGCCCCCAAGCATGGTCTGCCAGTCACGATCATTACTGGCTTCCTCGGTAGTGGTAAGACGACGCTGCTAAACCATATCCTGACCAATCAGCAGGGGGTGAAAACTGCAGTTCTGGTGAATGAGTTTGGTGAAATCGGCATCGACAACGAGCTGATTGTGAAAACAGGCGATGACATGGTGGAACTCAGCAACGGTTGTATTTGCTGCACCATCAACAACGACTTGCTAGAAGCCGTTTACAAAATTCTAGAACGGCAAGAGCGCGTAGATTATCTGGTAGTTGAAACCACTGGCTTAGCCGATCCACTACCTGTAGCGCTAACTTTTTTGGGTACAGAACTGCGCGACTTGACCCGCCTCGATTCGATTGTGACGGTAGTTGATGCCGAAAACTACAGCCTGGATTTGTTCAACAGCGAAGCCGCTTACAACCAGATTGCTTACGGCGACATCATCCTGCTCAACAAGGTTGACTTGGTGGATGAAGCCGATGCGGATGCTCTAGAGCTAAAGATTCGGGACGTGAAGAAAGACGCTCGAATTCTGCGAACCACTAAGTCCCAAGTGGCCCTGCCTCTGATTCTGAGTGTGGGTCTGTTTGAATCGGACAAATATTTCAACCCCAGCGAGCCCGAACCAAACCAAGATCATCACCACGACCACCATCATGACCATGATCACCATCATGACCATGCTGAGCACGATCATCACGACCACCACGATCATCAGGCTCATGACGATCACTCAGCTTGCGATCATGATCATGGTCAATGCACTCACGATCACCATGATCACGACCATCACTCGCACCACTTAGAGAATGATGGCTTTACCTCTCTATCTTTCCAGAGCGACAAACCCTTTGCGATTAAGAAGTTCCAACACTTTCTAGATAGTCAATTACCTGCTGGTATCTTCCGGGCTAAAGGCATCCTCTGGTTTGACGAAAGCCCCAAACGTCATGTGTTTCACCTCAGTGGCAAGCGTTTCTCGCTCGAAGATGACACCTGGAACGGCCAGCCCAAAAACCAGTTGGTGCTGATCGGCCAAGACTTAGATCACGATGCTCTGCGATCGCAACTGGAAAAGTGCCTCTGCATGCCTTCTACTAACCGGGGTCGAGGGTTTGGTAAGTAA
- a CDS encoding protein kinase — protein sequence MQPSLSLGTILPGRYHLIDLLEQGIYLAEDQTRFNELYLLQEFRQRHPGAYSLEVIRGVFQQEAAVLYELQHPQIPRFRGIITYADSFFVVQEYVEGATCQAWLEERLTQNQAFSEAEVMQLLWHVLPVLLHVHSRGIIHGNLSPASILIRQRDGAPILTNFGLIREIATDLELYYPGPRRHLSPSGYLPKEQLQSGTVYRNSDLYALAATAVVLLTGQEPRMLYNSRRQLWSWESWATVSPGFAQILSRMLSAKPQTRYASAGKVIRALQALFVQPIYIPSPSTLALAPQHNNPPPVVAPEPALTALEPELAPEPKLNSELVPSSAPELAAELAPELAPEVQSFIPLSDLTEEESEITWMGSALAVAALLLTLLVMGILAGTAWRSLRQMQQARSDSSAPTVVQAAAQSRTATKSSAAPSPTPKSENDIHAALRDRRRRLGVNYDLFVHLVDTVFYTEHSELNDRRLSFEPSDRALRREWNATAEKLLNKLETLSEESRNRLGRYSQQDYDQWVMGLERQRLSRPTFAQLVDAKFYHLFPEQQERYLDPNRFGQVWYAIAEETFKAIQAGSAFSMLQLGPKNPSQTLTATLKPGEGKVYVANLSQGQTIQVALQAPSKGTRLSIYSPDRRSAGAQALINDTPKTSWSGTLPRPGYYEIVILSNSPEIIRYQLNLTLQSQTATPPNEPSFDG from the coding sequence ATGCAGCCATCCCTTTCTCTAGGCACCATTTTGCCAGGGCGATATCACTTGATCGACCTGCTGGAGCAAGGTATCTATCTGGCCGAAGATCAAACTCGGTTTAATGAGCTGTATCTGTTGCAAGAGTTCAGGCAGCGTCATCCTGGCGCTTACTCACTCGAAGTCATTCGGGGAGTCTTTCAACAAGAAGCAGCAGTGCTTTACGAATTGCAGCATCCTCAGATTCCTCGGTTTCGCGGCATCATCACGTATGCCGATTCCTTCTTTGTGGTGCAAGAGTATGTTGAGGGGGCCACTTGTCAAGCATGGCTGGAGGAGCGGTTAACCCAGAACCAGGCTTTCTCAGAAGCAGAAGTGATGCAGTTGCTTTGGCATGTGCTGCCTGTATTGCTGCATGTTCACAGTCGAGGCATTATTCATGGCAATCTCTCTCCAGCCAGCATTCTGATTCGGCAACGAGATGGCGCACCGATACTGACCAATTTCGGCTTAATTCGGGAAATCGCTACTGACTTAGAACTTTATTATCCTGGCCCTAGGAGGCATCTCAGCCCATCTGGCTACCTGCCTAAAGAACAACTGCAATCTGGCACAGTTTATCGCAACAGCGATCTCTATGCCTTAGCTGCGACGGCGGTTGTCTTACTCACAGGCCAGGAACCTCGCATGCTCTACAATTCCCGGCGACAACTGTGGTCCTGGGAGTCTTGGGCGACGGTTTCACCAGGGTTCGCTCAGATTCTCAGTCGCATGCTGAGTGCCAAGCCGCAAACTCGCTATGCTTCAGCAGGTAAAGTGATTCGCGCCTTGCAAGCTCTGTTTGTCCAACCCATTTACATTCCCTCACCTTCTACCCTGGCGCTAGCTCCCCAACACAACAACCCGCCGCCTGTAGTAGCACCAGAACCAGCGTTAACAGCGCTAGAGCCAGAGCTAGCCCCTGAGCCAAAATTAAATTCAGAGCTAGTGCCAAGCTCAGCACCAGAGCTAGCGGCAGAATTAGCACCCGAATTAGCACCAGAAGTACAATCTTTTATTCCTCTATCAGACCTGACAGAAGAGGAAAGTGAGATTACTTGGATGGGTTCAGCTCTAGCAGTAGCCGCACTGTTACTCACTTTATTAGTGATGGGGATACTCGCTGGAACGGCTTGGCGATCGCTACGGCAAATGCAGCAAGCCCGCTCAGATTCCTCCGCCCCTACGGTGGTGCAAGCAGCGGCTCAGTCCCGCACTGCCACCAAATCTTCAGCCGCTCCTAGCCCAACTCCTAAGTCCGAGAATGACATTCATGCAGCTTTGCGCGATCGCCGTCGGCGTTTGGGGGTGAACTATGACCTCTTTGTGCATTTAGTTGATACGGTTTTTTACACAGAACACTCAGAACTCAACGACCGTCGTCTCAGCTTCGAGCCATCCGATCGAGCGTTGCGCCGCGAGTGGAATGCCACGGCAGAAAAACTACTCAATAAGCTAGAAACCCTTAGCGAAGAGTCCCGCAATCGCTTAGGACGCTACAGTCAGCAAGACTATGACCAGTGGGTAATGGGCCTAGAGCGCCAACGTCTCAGCCGTCCGACCTTTGCCCAGTTGGTGGATGCCAAGTTCTATCATCTGTTTCCAGAGCAACAAGAGCGCTATTTAGACCCCAACCGATTTGGTCAGGTCTGGTACGCGATCGCGGAGGAAACCTTCAAAGCGATCCAAGCAGGCTCTGCCTTTTCTATGCTCCAGCTTGGCCCTAAAAACCCTAGCCAAACCTTGACAGCCACTCTCAAGCCTGGGGAAGGCAAAGTTTACGTGGCCAATTTAAGCCAAGGGCAGACGATCCAAGTCGCCTTGCAAGCTCCGAGTAAAGGCACCCGGTTGTCTATTTATTCTCCCGATCGCCGTTCCGCTGGTGCTCAAGCGCTGATTAACGACACACCCAAAACGAGTTGGTCGGGCACGCTACCCCGTCCTGGCTACTACGAAATTGTGATTCTTTCTAATTCACCCGAAATTATTCGTTATCAACTCAATCTAACCCTCCAATCTCAGACCGCCACGCCTCCTAACGAACCATCCTTTGACGGGTAA
- a CDS encoding recombinase family protein, giving the protein MKIIAYVYSDPLLEPAPDPEIWGWEVDRIYQDLGMRDATLKEIAFPRGKAAQQQKRPQLQQLLVDCQQDSVDYVLVRRLEELGDSVQEVSDRLAQLEDLSVQLVVLETAVGTGNQTPLKRSDLLKVLEEVQQSQRSRLIRQGHARNRIKALPPPGKAPFGYRRGKDRYALDRSQAPIVKDFFERFLLYGSLHGAVRYLEKKHGKKISVSTGQRWLNNPVYRGDLAYKNGEVISNTHVPIMSREEAAQVDRLLRRNRRLPPRTASAPRSLAGLVVCAECQSGMTVTRVTTRRSDQEYLYLRPIACPQKPKCRAIPYEQILEQTIQTICQELPRAVAEVNMPNMGGIQGSIEQAIASKQTVLDQLPELIEQDILDAETAELRAYKLRTEMSQLQNQLAQLPPPNLPAIAQAVSIPEFWLDLSESERRFYFREFIRQVQLIRQDQTWQVRLVFIF; this is encoded by the coding sequence ATGAAAATCATTGCCTATGTCTACAGCGATCCGTTGCTAGAACCTGCACCCGATCCGGAAATCTGGGGTTGGGAAGTCGATCGCATTTATCAAGACTTGGGAATGCGAGATGCCACCCTCAAGGAAATTGCTTTTCCCAGAGGTAAAGCGGCTCAGCAACAAAAGCGGCCCCAACTGCAACAACTACTTGTTGATTGCCAACAAGACTCTGTTGACTATGTACTAGTGCGCCGTCTAGAAGAATTAGGAGATTCGGTGCAAGAAGTCAGCGATCGCCTCGCCCAGTTAGAAGACCTGAGCGTGCAGTTGGTGGTCTTAGAAACCGCAGTCGGCACTGGCAATCAAACGCCACTGAAGCGCTCTGATTTGCTCAAAGTTTTGGAGGAAGTACAGCAAAGTCAACGGAGTCGTTTGATTCGACAAGGTCATGCCCGCAATCGCATCAAAGCTTTGCCACCACCGGGAAAAGCACCCTTTGGTTATCGCCGGGGCAAAGATCGTTACGCCCTCGATCGCAGCCAAGCCCCGATTGTGAAAGATTTCTTTGAGCGGTTTCTGCTCTACGGCTCTCTGCATGGCGCAGTACGCTACCTAGAAAAAAAACATGGGAAGAAAATTTCGGTTTCAACGGGGCAGCGCTGGCTCAACAATCCGGTGTATCGAGGAGATTTGGCTTACAAAAATGGGGAAGTGATCTCAAATACCCATGTACCGATCATGTCGCGGGAGGAAGCGGCCCAAGTCGATCGCTTGCTGCGGCGTAATCGTCGGCTCCCACCTCGTACCGCTAGCGCTCCTCGTTCTCTGGCGGGGTTGGTGGTTTGTGCTGAGTGTCAATCTGGCATGACCGTGACGCGCGTGACAACTCGCCGTAGTGACCAAGAATATCTCTACCTCCGACCGATCGCTTGTCCCCAGAAACCTAAATGCCGAGCGATTCCTTACGAGCAAATTTTGGAGCAAACCATTCAAACTATTTGCCAGGAGTTGCCGCGAGCGGTGGCTGAGGTGAATATGCCTAATATGGGCGGGATTCAAGGCTCAATTGAGCAGGCGATCGCTAGTAAGCAAACAGTGCTTGATCAACTGCCTGAACTGATTGAGCAAGACATTCTGGATGCTGAAACGGCGGAACTACGCGCCTACAAACTCCGCACCGAAATGTCACAGTTGCAAAACCAACTGGCTCAGCTCCCTCCACCCAATTTACCTGCGATCGCCCAAGCCGTTTCTATTCCTGAGTTTTGGCTGGATCTTTCTGAGTCAGAGCGTCGGTTCTATTTCCGTGAATTCATTCGCCAAGTTCAGCTGATCCGTCAAGACCAAACCTGGCAAGTCCGGTTGGTGTTTATTTTTTAA